From Helicobacter sp. MIT 05-5293, one genomic window encodes:
- a CDS encoding YceI family protein: MIKVSVKMIIALCLCVGLGFAKDYTLDSRSHIGFKVKKFGVMSVEGVFKQSSGNLTLEGDVIKRLKGEIIIKSVFTDSQKRDKHLLESDFLDEARFAKGEFIMTDYQEQSRTQESIKGQVIGNLTLHGISQPIVFESIIENLQANPTINLTSEINIKDFDIQGSMMNSDKVSITLKTIWNP, translated from the coding sequence ATGATAAAAGTATCTGTAAAAATGATAATAGCGTTGTGCTTGTGTGTCGGGCTTGGCTTTGCTAAAGATTATACTTTAGATTCGCGTTCTCATATTGGATTCAAAGTGAAAAAATTTGGTGTGATGAGCGTAGAAGGTGTTTTTAAGCAATCTAGTGGGAATCTGACTTTAGAAGGTGATGTGATTAAGCGTTTAAAGGGTGAAATTATCATCAAATCTGTTTTTACTGATAGTCAAAAGCGTGATAAACACCTTTTGGAGAGTGATTTTCTCGATGAGGCGAGATTTGCTAAAGGTGAATTTATAATGACAGACTATCAAGAGCAAAGCCGCACACAAGAGAGTATTAAGGGACAAGTGATAGGGAATCTGACTTTGCATGGCATCAGCCAACCAATCGTGTTTGAAAGTATCATAGAGAATCTTCAGGCTAATCCCACTATCAATCTTACCAGTGAGATTAATATCAAGGATTTTGATATTCAAGGCTCAATGATGAATAGCGACAAGGTCTCAATCACGCTTAAGACTATTTGGAATCCTTAG